A part of Antechinus flavipes isolate AdamAnt ecotype Samford, QLD, Australia chromosome 6, AdamAnt_v2, whole genome shotgun sequence genomic DNA contains:
- the DCTN1 gene encoding dynactin subunit 1 isoform X3, with the protein MAQSKRHVYSRTPSGSRMSAETSNRPLRVGSRVEVIGKGHRGTVAYVGATLFATGKWVGVILDEAKGKNDGTVQGRKYFTCEEGHGIFVRQSQIQVFEDGADTTSPETPDSSASKVLKREATDPSAKASKLRGLKPKKTTTRRPKPARPTSSGASGAGGPAGPSGSASASTGEMSSSEPSTPAQTPLAAPIIPTPSLTSPGAAPPLPSPSKEEEGLRVQVRDLEEKLETLRLKRAEDKAKLKELEKHKIQLEQVQEWKSKMQEQQAELQRKLKEARKEAKDALEAKERYMEEMADTADAIEMATLDKEMAEERAESLQQEVEALKERVEELTTDLEILKAEIEEKGSDGAASSYQLKQLEEQNARLKDALVRMRDLSASEKQEHVKLQKLMEKKNVELEALRQQRERLQEELDQAEHTIDELKEQVDAALGAEEMVETLTDRNLNLEEKVRELRETVGDLEAMNEMNDELQENARETELELREQLDMAGARVREAQKRVEAAQETVADYQQTIKKYRQLTAHLQDVNRELTNQQEASVERQQQPPPETFDFKIKFAETKAHAKAIEMELRQMEVAQANRHVSLLTAFMPDSFLRAGGDHDCVLVLLLIPRLVCKAELIRKQAQEKFDLTENCAGRPGLRGAPGEQLSFAAGLVYSLSLLQATLHRYEHALAQCSVDVYKKVGSLYPEMSAHERSLDFLIELLHKDQLDETVNVEPLTKAIKYYQHLYSIHLTEQPEDCTVQLADHIKFTQSALDCMAVEVGRLHAFLQGGQEASDLSLLLRDLETSCSDIRQFCKKIRRRMPGTDAPGIPAALGFGPQVSETLLDCRKHLTWVVAVLQEVAAAAAQLIAPLAENEGLPSGTLEELAFKAGEQIYGSPSSSPYECLRQSCSILIATMNKLATAMQEGEYDAERPPSKPPPSELRAAALRAEITDAEGLGLKLEDRETVIKELKKSLKIKGEELSEANVRLSLLEKKLDSAAKDADERTEKVQSRLEETQALLRKKEKEFEETMDALQADIDQLEAEKAELKQRLSSQSKRTIEGLRGTPPSGIATLVSGITGEEQQRGGAAGPPLANIPGPGPVKDSPLLLQQISAMRLHISQLQHENSTLKGAQMKAALAALPPLHVAKLTPSGRESSDGELAAGALYRKTSQLLDTLHQLSSCTRVIDITRSSPATKSPGAQLLEQLTHLQSLSDTIDKLQDEVMKETVSQRPGATVPTDFATFPSSAFLRAKEEKREDTVYVGKVTFPCTAGLGQRHRLVLTHEQLHRLHGRLIS; encoded by the exons ATGGCCCAGAGCAAGAGACATGTGTATAGTCGG ACACCAAGTGGCAGCAGAATGAGTGCCGAGACAAGCAACCGGCCCCTCCGAGTAGGATCCAGAGTAGAGGTGATCGGCAAGGGCCATCGGGGCACAGTGGCCTATGTGGGGGCTACACTGTTTGCCACGGGCAAGTGGGTAGGTGTGATCCTTGATGAAGCCAAGGGCAAGAATGATGGTACTGTCCAGGGAAGGAAGTACTTCACGTGTGAAGAGGGTCACGGCATCTTTGTCCGCCAGTCACAG ATCCAGGTGTTTGAAGATGGAGCAGATACCACATCCCCAGAGACACCAGATTCCTCAGCCTCAAAAGTTCTCAAGAGAG AAGCAACTGATCCATCTGCCAAGGCCAGCAAACTG CGAGGATTGAAGCCTAAGAAG ACTACCACCCGCCGGCCCAAG CCTGCCCGTCCCACCAGCTCAGGGGCATCAGGGGCTGGTGGCCCTGCAGGACCCTCAGGTTCGGCCTCGGCCTCCACTGGAGAGATGAGCAGCAGTGAGCCCAGCACTCCAGCACAGACACCTTTGGCAGCCCCCATCATCCCTACGCCCTCGCTCACCTCTCCTGGGGCAGCTCCACCATTGCCTTCCCCCTCCAAG GAAGAGGAAGGGCTGCGGGTCCAGGTGCGTGACCTGGAGGAGAAGTTGGAGACTCTGAGGCTGAAGCGTGCAGAGGATAAGGCGAAGCTCAAAGAACTTGAGAAGCATAAGATCCAGCTGGAGCAGGTGCAGGAATGGAAGAGCAAGATGCAAGAGCAGCAGGCAGAGCTGCAGCGGAAGCTCAAGGAGGCTCGGAAG GAAGCGAAAGATGCCTTGGAGGCAAAAGAACGCTACATGGAGGAGATGGCCGACACTGCAGATGCTATAGAAATGGCCACTCTGGACAAGGAGATGGCCGAGGAGCGGGCAGAGTCCTTGCAGCAGGAGGTTGAGGCTCTGAAGGAACGTGTGGAGGAGCTCACCACTGATCTCGAGATCCTAAAGGCCGAAATTGAGGAGAAGG GATCTGATGGGGCTGCGTCCAGTTACCAGCTCAAGCAGCTGGAGGAGCAGAATGCCCGGCTGAAGGATGCCTTGGTGAG AATGCGAGACCTCTCGGCCTCAGAGAAGCAGGAGCACGTCAAACTGCAGAAGCTCATGGAGAAGAAGAACGTGGAACTGGAGGCCCTGCGGCAGCAGCGCGAGCGCCTTCAGGAGGAGCTGGACCAGGCTGAGCATACCATCGATGAGCTCAAGGAGCAG GTAGATGCAGCCCTGGGAGCAGAAGAGATGGTGGAGACACTGACAGACAGGAACCTGAACCTGGAGGAGAAAGTGCGGGAACTGCGGGAGACCGTGGGAGACCTG GAAGCTATGAATGAGATGAATGATGAGCTGCAGGAGAATGCCCGGGAGACTGAGCTTGAGCTTCGGGAGCAGCTGGACATGGCAGGTGCCCGAGTGAGGGAGGCCCAGAAGCGTGTGGAAGCTGCTCAGGAGACGGTTGCTGACTACCAACAGACTATAAAGAAATACCGACAGCTGACCGCCCATCTGCAG GATGTGAATCGGGAGCTAACAAATCAGCAAGAGGCTTCAGTGGAGAGGCAGCAGCAGCCGCCCCCGGAGACCTTTGACTTCAAGATTAAGtttgctgagaccaaggcccacgCCAAG GCCATTGAGATggaactgaggcagatggaggtGGCCCAGGCCAATAGGCACGTGTCCTTGCTTACGGCCTTCATGCCGGATAGCTTCCTGAGGGCCGGTGGAGATCACGATTGTGTCCTGGTCCTGCTGCTGATCCCCCGCCTGGTTTGTAAG GCAGAGCTCATCAGAAAGCAGGCCCAGGAGAAGTTTGATCTGACTGAGAATTGTGCAGGGCGGCCAGGGCTTCGGGGGGCTCCTGGGGAGCAGCTCAGCTTTGCCGCCGGCCTGGTGTACTCACTGAGTCTCCTGCAGGCCACACTCCACCGCTACGAGCA TGCCCTGGCTCAGTGCAGTGTGGATGTCTACAAAAAGGTCGGTAGTCTCTATCCCGAGATGAGTGCCCACGAGCGCTCCTTGGATTTCCTCATTGAGCTGTTGCACAAGGACCAGCTGGATGAGACGGTCAACGTGGAGCCGCTCACCAAGGCCATCAAGTACTACCAG CACCTGTATAGCATCCATCTTACTGAGCAGCCCGAGGACTGCACTGTGCAGCTGGCCGACCACATCAAG TTCACCCAGAGTGCACTGGACTGCATGGCTGTGGAGGTGGGGAGGCTTCATGCCTTTCTGCAG GGAGGGCAGGAGGCCTCAGACTTATCCCTCCTGCTCCGGGACCTGGAAACGTCCTGCAGTGACATCCGGCAGTTCTGTAAGAAGATCCGAAGACGGATGCCGGGCACGGATGCTCCTGGGATCCCAGCTGCCCTTGGTTTTGGGCCTCAG GTGTCAGAGACACTTCTGGATTGTCGGAAGCATCTGACGTGGGTGGTGGCCGTGCTTCAGGAGGTAGCTGCTGCTGCCGCCCAACTGATCGCCCCTCTGGCCGAGAATGAGGGTCTGCCCTCTGGCACCCTGGAAGAGCTGGCCTTCAAGGCAGGGGAGCAG ATCTATGGGTCTCCATCCAGCAGTCCCTATGAGTGCCTTCGACAGTCATGTAGCATCCTCATTGCCACCATGAACAAGCTGGCCACGGCTATGCAAGAGGGAGAGTACGACGCAGAGAGGCCCCCGAGCAAG CCTCCTCCCTCCGAACTGCGGGCCGCAGCCCTTCGTGCAGAGATCACCGATGCTGAGGGCCTGGGCCTGAAGCTGGAGGACCGGGAGACCGTCATTAAGGAGCTGAAGAAGTCGCTCAAGATCAAG GGGGAAGAGCTGAGCGAGGCCAACGTGCGCTTGAGTCTCTTGGAGAAGAAGCTGGACAGCGCGGCCAAGGACGCTGACGAGAGGACCGAGAAGGTGCAGAGCCGCCTGGAGGAAACGCAGGCCCTGCTGCGCAAGAAGGAGAA AGAGTTCGAGGAGACGATGGACGCCCTCCAGGCAGACATTGACCAGCTGGAGGCCGAGAAGGCGGAGCTGAAGCAGCGCCTGAGCAGCCAGTCCAAAAGGACCATCGAGGGGCTGCGGGGAACACCCCCCTCGGGCATCGCCACCCTCGTCTCTGGCATCACTGGCG AAGAACAGCAGCGAG GAGGGGCTGCAGGCCCGCCTCTGGCCAACATCCCAGGCCCTGGGCCCGTGAAGGACTCTCCCCTGCTGCTCCAGCAGATCTCGGCCATGAGGCTGCACATCTCCCAGCTCCAGCATGAGAACAGCACGCTCAAG GGAGCCCAGATGAAGGCAGCCCTGGCAGCTTTGCCTCCCCTGCATGTGGCCAAGCTCACACCCTCAGGGCGGGAAAGCTCCGACGGTGAGCTCGCAGCTGGAGCTTTGTACCGGAAAACCAGCCAGCTACTGGACACGCTGCATCAGCTCAGCTCGTGCACCCGGGTGATAGATATCACAAGGTCCAGCCCTG CCACAAAGAGTCCCGGGGCCCAGCTTCTGGAACAGCTCACCCACCTCCAATCCCTGAGTGACACCATCGACAAACTGCAG GATGAGGTGATGAAAGAAACTGTGTCTCAGCGCCCAGGAGCCACTGTCCCCACTGACTTTGCCACGTTCCCCTCATCGGCCTTCCTTAGG gcTAAAGAAGAGAAACGAGAAGACACTGTATACGTGGGCAAAGTGACCTTCCCTTGCACGGCTGGCCTTGGGCAGCGGCACCGCCTGGTACTGACCCACGAACAGCTGCACCGGCTTCATGGCCGCCTCATCTCCTAG
- the DCTN1 gene encoding dynactin subunit 1 isoform X4, giving the protein MAQSKRHVYSRTPSGSRMSAETSNRPLRVGSRVEVIGKGHRGTVAYVGATLFATGKWVGVILDEAKGKNDGTVQGRKYFTCEEGHGIFVRQSQIQVFEDGADTTSPETPDSSASKVLKREATDPSAKASKLAPTTRKTTTRRPKPARPTSSGASGAGGPAGPSGSASASTGEMSSSEPSTPAQTPLAAPIIPTPSLTSPGAAPPLPSPSKEEEGLRVQVRDLEEKLETLRLKRAEDKAKLKELEKHKIQLEQVQEWKSKMQEQQAELQRKLKEARKEAKDALEAKERYMEEMADTADAIEMATLDKEMAEERAESLQQEVEALKERVEELTTDLEILKAEIEEKGSDGAASSYQLKQLEEQNARLKDALVRMRDLSASEKQEHVKLQKLMEKKNVELEALRQQRERLQEELDQAEHTIDELKEQVDAALGAEEMVETLTDRNLNLEEKVRELRETVGDLEAMNEMNDELQENARETELELREQLDMAGARVREAQKRVEAAQETVADYQQTIKKYRQLTAHLQDVNRELTNQQEASVERQQQPPPETFDFKIKFAETKAHAKAIEMELRQMEVAQANRHVSLLTAFMPDSFLRAGGDHDCVLVLLLIPRLVCKAELIRKQAQEKFDLTENCAGRPGLRGAPGEQLSFAAGLVYSLSLLQATLHRYEHALAQCSVDVYKKVGSLYPEMSAHERSLDFLIELLHKDQLDETVNVEPLTKAIKYYQHLYSIHLTEQPEDCTVQLADHIKFTQSALDCMAVEVGRLHAFLQGGQEASDLSLLLRDLETSCSDIRQFCKKIRRRMPGTDAPGIPAALGFGPQVSETLLDCRKHLTWVVAVLQEVAAAAAQLIAPLAENEGLPSGTLEELAFKAGEQIYGSPSSSPYECLRQSCSILIATMNKLATAMQEGEYDAERPPSKPPPSELRAAALRAEITDAEGLGLKLEDRETVIKELKKSLKIKGEELSEANVRLSLLEKKLDSAAKDADERTEKVQSRLEETQALLRKKEKEFEETMDALQADIDQLEAEKAELKQRLSSQSKRTIEGLRGTPPSGIATLVSGITGEEQQRGGAAGPPLANIPGPGPVKDSPLLLQQISAMRLHISQLQHENSTLKGAQMKAALAALPPLHVAKLTPSGRESSDGELAAGALYRKTSQLLDTLHQLSSCTRVIDITRSSPATKSPGAQLLEQLTHLQSLSDTIDKLQDEVMKETVSQRPGATVPTDFATFPSSAFLRAKEEKREDTVYVGKVTFPCTAGLGQRHRLVLTHEQLHRLHGRLIS; this is encoded by the exons ATGGCCCAGAGCAAGAGACATGTGTATAGTCGG ACACCAAGTGGCAGCAGAATGAGTGCCGAGACAAGCAACCGGCCCCTCCGAGTAGGATCCAGAGTAGAGGTGATCGGCAAGGGCCATCGGGGCACAGTGGCCTATGTGGGGGCTACACTGTTTGCCACGGGCAAGTGGGTAGGTGTGATCCTTGATGAAGCCAAGGGCAAGAATGATGGTACTGTCCAGGGAAGGAAGTACTTCACGTGTGAAGAGGGTCACGGCATCTTTGTCCGCCAGTCACAG ATCCAGGTGTTTGAAGATGGAGCAGATACCACATCCCCAGAGACACCAGATTCCTCAGCCTCAAAAGTTCTCAAGAGAG AAGCAACTGATCCATCTGCCAAGGCCAGCAAACTG GCTCCGACCACCCGCAAG ACTACCACCCGCCGGCCCAAG CCTGCCCGTCCCACCAGCTCAGGGGCATCAGGGGCTGGTGGCCCTGCAGGACCCTCAGGTTCGGCCTCGGCCTCCACTGGAGAGATGAGCAGCAGTGAGCCCAGCACTCCAGCACAGACACCTTTGGCAGCCCCCATCATCCCTACGCCCTCGCTCACCTCTCCTGGGGCAGCTCCACCATTGCCTTCCCCCTCCAAG GAAGAGGAAGGGCTGCGGGTCCAGGTGCGTGACCTGGAGGAGAAGTTGGAGACTCTGAGGCTGAAGCGTGCAGAGGATAAGGCGAAGCTCAAAGAACTTGAGAAGCATAAGATCCAGCTGGAGCAGGTGCAGGAATGGAAGAGCAAGATGCAAGAGCAGCAGGCAGAGCTGCAGCGGAAGCTCAAGGAGGCTCGGAAG GAAGCGAAAGATGCCTTGGAGGCAAAAGAACGCTACATGGAGGAGATGGCCGACACTGCAGATGCTATAGAAATGGCCACTCTGGACAAGGAGATGGCCGAGGAGCGGGCAGAGTCCTTGCAGCAGGAGGTTGAGGCTCTGAAGGAACGTGTGGAGGAGCTCACCACTGATCTCGAGATCCTAAAGGCCGAAATTGAGGAGAAGG GATCTGATGGGGCTGCGTCCAGTTACCAGCTCAAGCAGCTGGAGGAGCAGAATGCCCGGCTGAAGGATGCCTTGGTGAG AATGCGAGACCTCTCGGCCTCAGAGAAGCAGGAGCACGTCAAACTGCAGAAGCTCATGGAGAAGAAGAACGTGGAACTGGAGGCCCTGCGGCAGCAGCGCGAGCGCCTTCAGGAGGAGCTGGACCAGGCTGAGCATACCATCGATGAGCTCAAGGAGCAG GTAGATGCAGCCCTGGGAGCAGAAGAGATGGTGGAGACACTGACAGACAGGAACCTGAACCTGGAGGAGAAAGTGCGGGAACTGCGGGAGACCGTGGGAGACCTG GAAGCTATGAATGAGATGAATGATGAGCTGCAGGAGAATGCCCGGGAGACTGAGCTTGAGCTTCGGGAGCAGCTGGACATGGCAGGTGCCCGAGTGAGGGAGGCCCAGAAGCGTGTGGAAGCTGCTCAGGAGACGGTTGCTGACTACCAACAGACTATAAAGAAATACCGACAGCTGACCGCCCATCTGCAG GATGTGAATCGGGAGCTAACAAATCAGCAAGAGGCTTCAGTGGAGAGGCAGCAGCAGCCGCCCCCGGAGACCTTTGACTTCAAGATTAAGtttgctgagaccaaggcccacgCCAAG GCCATTGAGATggaactgaggcagatggaggtGGCCCAGGCCAATAGGCACGTGTCCTTGCTTACGGCCTTCATGCCGGATAGCTTCCTGAGGGCCGGTGGAGATCACGATTGTGTCCTGGTCCTGCTGCTGATCCCCCGCCTGGTTTGTAAG GCAGAGCTCATCAGAAAGCAGGCCCAGGAGAAGTTTGATCTGACTGAGAATTGTGCAGGGCGGCCAGGGCTTCGGGGGGCTCCTGGGGAGCAGCTCAGCTTTGCCGCCGGCCTGGTGTACTCACTGAGTCTCCTGCAGGCCACACTCCACCGCTACGAGCA TGCCCTGGCTCAGTGCAGTGTGGATGTCTACAAAAAGGTCGGTAGTCTCTATCCCGAGATGAGTGCCCACGAGCGCTCCTTGGATTTCCTCATTGAGCTGTTGCACAAGGACCAGCTGGATGAGACGGTCAACGTGGAGCCGCTCACCAAGGCCATCAAGTACTACCAG CACCTGTATAGCATCCATCTTACTGAGCAGCCCGAGGACTGCACTGTGCAGCTGGCCGACCACATCAAG TTCACCCAGAGTGCACTGGACTGCATGGCTGTGGAGGTGGGGAGGCTTCATGCCTTTCTGCAG GGAGGGCAGGAGGCCTCAGACTTATCCCTCCTGCTCCGGGACCTGGAAACGTCCTGCAGTGACATCCGGCAGTTCTGTAAGAAGATCCGAAGACGGATGCCGGGCACGGATGCTCCTGGGATCCCAGCTGCCCTTGGTTTTGGGCCTCAG GTGTCAGAGACACTTCTGGATTGTCGGAAGCATCTGACGTGGGTGGTGGCCGTGCTTCAGGAGGTAGCTGCTGCTGCCGCCCAACTGATCGCCCCTCTGGCCGAGAATGAGGGTCTGCCCTCTGGCACCCTGGAAGAGCTGGCCTTCAAGGCAGGGGAGCAG ATCTATGGGTCTCCATCCAGCAGTCCCTATGAGTGCCTTCGACAGTCATGTAGCATCCTCATTGCCACCATGAACAAGCTGGCCACGGCTATGCAAGAGGGAGAGTACGACGCAGAGAGGCCCCCGAGCAAG CCTCCTCCCTCCGAACTGCGGGCCGCAGCCCTTCGTGCAGAGATCACCGATGCTGAGGGCCTGGGCCTGAAGCTGGAGGACCGGGAGACCGTCATTAAGGAGCTGAAGAAGTCGCTCAAGATCAAG GGGGAAGAGCTGAGCGAGGCCAACGTGCGCTTGAGTCTCTTGGAGAAGAAGCTGGACAGCGCGGCCAAGGACGCTGACGAGAGGACCGAGAAGGTGCAGAGCCGCCTGGAGGAAACGCAGGCCCTGCTGCGCAAGAAGGAGAA AGAGTTCGAGGAGACGATGGACGCCCTCCAGGCAGACATTGACCAGCTGGAGGCCGAGAAGGCGGAGCTGAAGCAGCGCCTGAGCAGCCAGTCCAAAAGGACCATCGAGGGGCTGCGGGGAACACCCCCCTCGGGCATCGCCACCCTCGTCTCTGGCATCACTGGCG AAGAACAGCAGCGAG GAGGGGCTGCAGGCCCGCCTCTGGCCAACATCCCAGGCCCTGGGCCCGTGAAGGACTCTCCCCTGCTGCTCCAGCAGATCTCGGCCATGAGGCTGCACATCTCCCAGCTCCAGCATGAGAACAGCACGCTCAAG GGAGCCCAGATGAAGGCAGCCCTGGCAGCTTTGCCTCCCCTGCATGTGGCCAAGCTCACACCCTCAGGGCGGGAAAGCTCCGACGGTGAGCTCGCAGCTGGAGCTTTGTACCGGAAAACCAGCCAGCTACTGGACACGCTGCATCAGCTCAGCTCGTGCACCCGGGTGATAGATATCACAAGGTCCAGCCCTG CCACAAAGAGTCCCGGGGCCCAGCTTCTGGAACAGCTCACCCACCTCCAATCCCTGAGTGACACCATCGACAAACTGCAG GATGAGGTGATGAAAGAAACTGTGTCTCAGCGCCCAGGAGCCACTGTCCCCACTGACTTTGCCACGTTCCCCTCATCGGCCTTCCTTAGG gcTAAAGAAGAGAAACGAGAAGACACTGTATACGTGGGCAAAGTGACCTTCCCTTGCACGGCTGGCCTTGGGCAGCGGCACCGCCTGGTACTGACCCACGAACAGCTGCACCGGCTTCATGGCCGCCTCATCTCCTAG